A window of the Brassica oleracea var. oleracea cultivar TO1000 chromosome C1, BOL, whole genome shotgun sequence genome harbors these coding sequences:
- the LOC106322984 gene encoding protein farnesyltransferase/geranylgeranyltransferase type-1 subunit alpha, producing MDSDSTVPLSERPEWSDVVPLTQDDGPNPVVRIAYKEDFRETMDYFRAIYRSDERSARALRLTEEALRLNSGNYTVWHFRRLVLEELNNDLYEELKFIESIAEDNSKNYQLWHHRRWVAEKLGPDVAGKELEFTRRVLSLDAKHYHAWSHRQWALQALGGWENELNYCHELLEADVFNNSAWNQRYYVITRSPSLGGLEAMRESEVSYTVKAILANPGNESSWRYLKALYKDDTESWISDPSVSSVCLKVLSRTDCFHGFALSTLLDLLCDGLRPTNEHRDSVKALANEEPETNLANLVCTILCRVDPIRANYWAWRKSKITVAI from the exons ATGGATTCCGACTCAACCGTGCCACTGAGCGAGCGCCCGGAGTGGTCTGACGTTGTCCCGTTGACTCAGGACGATGGTCCGAACCCGGTGGTTCGGATCGCTTACAAGGAAGACTTCCGCGAGACGATGGATTACTTCCGGGCGATTTACCGCTCCGACGAGCGTTCTGCTCGCGCGCTGCGACTCACGGAAGAAGCTCTCCGCTTAAACTCGGGCAACTACACC GTGTGGCACTTCAGGCGCTTAGTACTCGAGGAGCTTAATAACGACTTGTATGAAGAGCTCAAGTTCATCGAAAGCATTGCTGAGGATAACTCTAAGAACTACCAGTTGTG GCATCATCGACGATGGGTTGCAGAGAAACTGGGTCCTGATGTTGCAGGAAAGGAACTTGAGTTTACTCGGAGGGTACTATCACTTGATGCCAAGCATTATCATGCTTGGTCACATAGGCAG TGGGCGCTACAAGCATTAGGAGGATGGGAAAATGAGCTTAACTACTGCCACGAGCTCCTTGAAGCTGACGTCTTTAACAACTCTGCATGGAATCAG AGGTATTACGTTATAACTAGATCACCTTCGTTGGGAGGCCTAGAAGCCATGAGAGAATCTGAAGTAAGCTACACAGTCAAAGCCATTTTAGCAAATCCCGGGAACGAGAGCTCTTGGAGGTACCTGAAAGCCCTTTACAAAGACGACACAGAGTCTTGGATTAGTGATCCAAGTGTTTCCTCAGTCTGTTTGAAAGTTCTCTCACGCACGGACTGCTTCCATGGATTCGCTCTGAGCACCCTTTTGGATCTTCTGTGCGATGGGTTGAGACCAACCAACGAGCATAGAGACTCGGTGAAAGCTCTAGCTAATGAAGAACCAGAGACTAACTTGGCCAATTTGGTGTGTACCATTCTGTGTCGTGTTGATCCTATAAGAGCTAACTATTGGGCATGGAGGAAGAGCAAGATTACAGTGGCAATATAA